One segment of Ktedonobacteraceae bacterium DNA contains the following:
- the cydD gene encoding thiol reductant ABC exporter subunit CydD, translated as MNKTLFRYIRHARATLILTIIFGLLGTGAIIVQMALLSKVVNSVFLLHQGLTQITWLLLLLLASIIVRAGLVWIREITAQRCAIRVKSELRRRLFAHLLQLGPAYSKGESTGELVATISEGIERLDAYVSRYLPQLAFSVLVPLLIVIYIFPLDWASAVILLVTGPVIPLLMMLVGSYAEKQVQRQWLALARMSAYFLDAVQGLPTLKLFGSTEAARKRVALLSDGFRERTLKMLRVAFLSGMVLEFMAAVAIGLVAVALGIRLLNGGIPFETAFLILLLAPEFYHPLRELGVHRHAGMEGKAAAERIIAILETPVPYSNAGASDGVLRDNRATGADKSARPCHSERSEESVPRPRNQLTITFTGVTYTYPGSEHPALDNVSLTLPAGSFTALIGRSGAGKSTLVNLLLRFMDPQHGHITVNDIPIAELPIELWREYVALVPQRPYLFYGNVLTNIRLARPDASDEEVEQAAELAGALEFIRQLPQGFATEIGERGTRLSAGQAQRIAIARAFLKDAPLLILDEPTSSLDTRSEFLIRQALERLTHERTVLVIAHRYNTIAHANQVAVLENGKLVKVGEPDDLLQPEGMYAQPGSSGKAVFL; from the coding sequence ATGAATAAAACTCTCTTTCGATATATCCGGCACGCTCGCGCTACACTCATCCTCACGATCATCTTTGGTCTGTTAGGGACTGGCGCGATCATCGTTCAAATGGCCTTGCTCAGCAAGGTTGTGAATAGCGTATTCTTACTCCATCAGGGGCTTACCCAGATCACATGGCTGCTCCTGCTCTTGTTAGCCTCGATTATTGTACGAGCAGGCCTGGTGTGGATACGCGAAATAACGGCTCAAAGGTGCGCTATTCGTGTCAAGTCCGAACTGCGCCGGCGCCTGTTCGCTCACCTGCTGCAATTAGGACCCGCTTACAGTAAGGGCGAATCAACGGGCGAGTTGGTAGCAACGATCAGCGAAGGTATTGAGCGCCTGGATGCCTACGTGAGCCGCTATTTGCCCCAACTCGCATTCAGCGTGCTGGTGCCGCTTTTGATCGTCATCTATATTTTCCCGCTCGATTGGGCCAGCGCGGTAATATTGCTGGTGACCGGGCCGGTTATTCCACTCCTCATGATGCTGGTGGGGAGCTATGCCGAGAAGCAGGTGCAGCGCCAGTGGCTCGCCTTAGCGCGCATGAGCGCCTACTTTCTGGATGCCGTGCAGGGCCTGCCCACCCTGAAGCTCTTTGGCAGCACTGAGGCGGCTCGCAAGCGCGTGGCCCTGTTAAGCGACGGCTTCCGCGAAAGAACGCTCAAAATGCTGCGCGTCGCATTCCTTTCAGGCATGGTGCTTGAATTTATGGCGGCCGTCGCCATTGGCCTGGTGGCAGTGGCCCTCGGAATACGCCTGCTCAATGGTGGCATCCCGTTCGAGACCGCGTTTCTGATACTGCTGCTGGCGCCGGAGTTCTACCACCCCTTACGCGAGCTTGGCGTGCATCGTCATGCCGGCATGGAGGGCAAGGCCGCGGCGGAACGCATCATTGCAATTTTGGAGACGCCCGTACCATATAGCAATGCAGGAGCCAGTGATGGAGTTTTACGCGATAATCGGGCGACGGGGGCCGATAAATCGGCCCGCCCATGTCATTCTGAGCGCAGCGAAGAATCCGTGCCTCGCCCTCGTAATCAACTCACCATCACATTTACCGGCGTAACCTATACCTATCCGGGCAGCGAGCATCCCGCCCTGGACAATGTTTCCTTGACGCTGCCCGCCGGAAGCTTCACGGCCCTTATCGGTCGCAGCGGAGCCGGTAAAAGCACGCTCGTCAACCTGTTGCTGCGTTTTATGGATCCCCAGCATGGTCATATCACGGTGAACGATATCCCCATCGCGGAACTACCCATCGAACTCTGGCGCGAATACGTGGCCCTGGTTCCCCAGCGGCCTTATCTTTTTTATGGCAACGTACTGACAAATATTCGATTGGCGCGACCGGATGCGAGCGACGAAGAGGTCGAACAGGCCGCGGAACTCGCGGGCGCGCTCGAATTCATTCGCCAGCTTCCGCAAGGCTTCGCGACCGAAATCGGCGAACGAGGAACGCGATTGAGCGCGGGCCAGGCGCAGCGCATCGCCATCGCCCGCGCTTTTCTCAAAGATGCGCCGCTGCTCATCCTTGATGAGCCAACCTCAAGCCTCGATACCAGGAGTGAGTTCCTGATCCGGCAAGCCCTCGAACGCCTGACACACGAGCGCACCGTGCTGGTAATTGCCCACCGCTACAATACGATTGCCCATGCCAACCAGGTCGCGGTATTAGAAAATGGAAAACTGGTCAAAGTTGGCGAGCCGGATGACTTGTTACAACCTGAGGGAATGTATGCCCAACCGGGAAGCTCTGGAAAGGCGGTGTTCCTGTGA